The Terriglobia bacterium genome has a window encoding:
- the dsrA gene encoding dissimilatory-type sulfite reductase subunit alpha has product MAKDDNRKTGMLDELEQGPWPSFVKEIKKAAESSEVCEDLLGQLELSYEEKKGHWKHGGIVGVLGYGGGVIGRYSDVPDRFPKVAHFHTLRVNQPSGWFYSSSALRTLCDIWERHGSGLTNMHGATGDIVFLGTRTDELEPTFKELTAAGFDLGGSGSSMRTPSCCVGKARCEWSCYDTMRACYNITQTYQDEMHRPPFPYKFKLKFSGCPNDCVASIARADLSVIGIWKDDIRQDDAAVAEYAAQGLDIQNDVCDRCPSRCMNWDGKELAIKSSECVRCMHCINVMPKALRPGTDQGAAILIGSKAPIVQGALLSSVLVPFVPADELEETLKELISRVWEFWDEYGKSRERIGELIQRVGMANFLDAIGLDPVPEMITAPRDNPYIFIQPGEEKEK; this is encoded by the coding sequence ATGGCAAAAGACGACAACAGGAAAACCGGGATGCTGGACGAGCTCGAGCAAGGGCCCTGGCCCAGCTTCGTGAAGGAGATCAAGAAAGCCGCAGAGAGCAGCGAGGTGTGCGAGGATCTCCTCGGGCAACTGGAACTCTCTTATGAAGAAAAAAAGGGGCACTGGAAGCACGGCGGCATTGTCGGCGTGCTCGGTTACGGCGGAGGCGTCATCGGGCGCTATAGCGATGTGCCGGACCGGTTCCCAAAGGTGGCACATTTCCACACTCTGCGCGTTAACCAGCCCTCGGGCTGGTTTTACAGCAGTTCTGCACTGCGGACGTTGTGCGACATCTGGGAACGTCATGGCTCAGGCCTGACCAATATGCATGGCGCCACCGGGGACATCGTGTTTCTGGGCACCAGAACCGACGAGCTGGAACCGACTTTTAAAGAACTGACTGCAGCCGGATTCGACCTGGGCGGGTCCGGCTCCTCCATGCGCACTCCCTCATGCTGCGTCGGCAAAGCGCGCTGCGAATGGTCCTGCTACGACACGATGAGGGCCTGCTACAACATCACCCAGACCTACCAGGACGAGATGCACCGGCCTCCATTCCCCTATAAATTCAAACTCAAATTCTCCGGCTGCCCGAACGATTGCGTCGCTTCAATCGCGCGCGCAGATCTTTCGGTTATCGGCATATGGAAGGACGACATCCGGCAGGACGACGCCGCGGTGGCTGAGTATGCTGCCCAGGGTCTCGACATTCAAAACGATGTCTGCGACCGATGCCCGAGCCGGTGCATGAATTGGGATGGCAAGGAGCTTGCCATAAAAAGCAGCGAATGTGTGCGCTGCATGCACTGCATCAATGTGATGCCGAAGGCCCTGCGGCCGGGAACCGACCAGGGTGCAGCCATCCTGATCGGGTCGAAGGCTCCCATAGTCCAGGGGGCGCTCCTGTCCTCGGTTCTGGTCCCCTTTGTTCCCGCCGATGAACTCGAGGAGACTCTTAAGGAGCTTATTTCCCGAGTCTGGGAGTTCTGGGATGAGTATGGAAAAAGTCGCGAGCGGATTGGCGAACTCATCCAGCGTGTCGGCATGGCCAACTTCCTTGATGCCATCGGTCTGGATCCGGTGCCCGAGATGATCACGGCCCCCAGGGACAATCCGTACATCTTCATCCAGCCCGGCGAAGAGAAGGAGAAATAG
- the dsrB gene encoding dissimilatory-type sulfite reductase subunit beta has product MATQPVKRITDIGPPHYEQFLHPIIKRNYGQWRYHESIAPGVLCHVAESGEKIYTVRAGSPRLLSVQTLRLFADLADKYCEGYLRFTSRHNVEFLLDDPAKIEPLKKDLLASGFPVGGTNNAISNIVHTQGWIHCHSSATDASGIVKNVMDALYQHFTHEDMPAKLRIALACCLNMCGAVHCSDIAILGVHRKPPKIQHDVLPRICEVPTLIASCPTGAIRPATVDGKQSVEVVEGQCMFCGNCYTVCPAMTMNDPENDGLSIWVGGKVSNARTAPKFTKLAIPFLPNNPPHWPEVVEAVVNIVRVYAENARRYERVGEWIERIGWPRFFQLTGIPFTRYHIDDFKNAGLTYARSTHIRF; this is encoded by the coding sequence ATGGCAACACAACCTGTCAAGAGAATCACCGACATCGGACCGCCGCACTACGAGCAGTTTCTTCATCCGATCATCAAGCGGAACTACGGGCAGTGGAGGTATCACGAATCTATTGCTCCGGGCGTGCTCTGCCATGTGGCTGAGTCTGGCGAGAAGATCTACACGGTCCGCGCCGGTTCGCCGCGCCTGCTGAGCGTCCAGACGCTCAGGCTCTTCGCCGATCTCGCGGACAAATACTGCGAAGGGTATCTGCGATTCACCAGCCGCCATAACGTCGAGTTCCTTCTTGACGATCCGGCCAAGATCGAGCCCCTCAAGAAGGATCTGTTGGCGTCCGGCTTTCCGGTGGGCGGCACCAACAACGCCATCAGCAACATCGTCCACACCCAGGGGTGGATTCACTGCCACTCTTCCGCCACCGACGCGTCGGGCATAGTCAAAAACGTCATGGACGCTCTCTACCAACACTTCACGCATGAAGATATGCCCGCCAAGCTGCGCATCGCGCTCGCGTGCTGTCTCAACATGTGCGGCGCAGTGCACTGCTCAGACATCGCAATCCTGGGCGTTCACCGCAAGCCGCCGAAGATCCAGCACGATGTGCTGCCGAGGATTTGCGAAGTCCCAACCCTGATCGCTTCGTGTCCGACAGGGGCGATCCGGCCTGCCACGGTGGATGGAAAGCAGTCGGTCGAGGTGGTGGAAGGGCAGTGCATGTTTTGCGGCAACTGTTACACGGTATGCCCGGCAATGACGATGAACGATCCCGAAAACGACGGCCTGTCCATCTGGGTAGGGGGGAAGGTGAGCAATGCGCGCACCGCTCCGAAGTTCACCAAGCTCGCCATTCCGTTCCTCCCGAACAATCCGCCCCACTGGCCTGAGGTGGTCGAGGCGGTGGTGAACATCGTCCGGGTTTACGCCGAAAACGCCCGCAGATATGAGCGCGTAGGTGAGTGGATTGAACGGATCGGCTGGCCGAGATTTTTCCAACTGACCGGGATTCCGTTTACTCGCTACCACATCGATGATTTCAAGAACGCCGGCCTGACGTATGCGCGCTCCACGCATATAAGGTTTTAG
- a CDS encoding FAD-dependent oxidoreductase, with protein MGLFKEVKKPIIKATASVGAQISPLRPKYVPKSAPCIGRCPGGADIRGWLTTIAQAEAYGRSDEQAYELAWKMIAERNPFPAVCGRVCPHPCEDACNRGAKDGAVAINALERFIGDIGLAHNLKFSMLTGERHEEKIAVIGAGPAGLSCAYQLARRGYPVTVFEAFSAPGGMLRYGIPAYRLPREVLDGEIGRILELGVELKCNVIVGRDISLAQLRTEHRAIFVGIGAHKGLKLGVPGEESSNIFTGTEFLNHVNSGEELSLGGKVVVIGGGDTAIDAARVSRRLGADVTLLYRRTRAEMPAIKPEIEGALEEGVRIEFLAAPVEVLREQDLAVGLKCIRMRLGEADASGRPRPVPVADSEFAVEATTIIAAISQEPEFQGFAELREADGWIKINEWGNTGTDGVYGGGDDVALGLVSIAIAQGRFAAEAIDACLRGTRLVKPDLPAQMKPEKMKLAWYKEAPRHERSHVPVEQRGMNTEIESGLSDAEAREEAKRCLSCGMCMDCETCWMYCTPNAFTKLPKGQHYRVKLELCNGCKKCAEECPCGYIEMV; from the coding sequence ATGGGGTTGTTTAAGGAAGTCAAGAAGCCGATCATCAAGGCCACGGCGAGCGTCGGTGCTCAGATCAGCCCGCTGCGCCCGAAGTATGTCCCCAAGTCGGCGCCGTGCATCGGGCGGTGCCCGGGTGGCGCGGATATCCGCGGCTGGCTGACGACGATTGCCCAGGCCGAAGCGTATGGCCGAAGCGACGAGCAGGCTTACGAACTCGCATGGAAAATGATCGCCGAACGGAATCCCTTTCCCGCCGTCTGCGGGCGTGTGTGCCCTCACCCTTGCGAGGACGCCTGCAACCGTGGCGCCAAGGATGGGGCCGTGGCGATCAACGCCCTGGAGAGATTCATTGGCGACATCGGCCTGGCGCACAACCTCAAGTTCTCCATGCTGACCGGGGAACGTCATGAGGAGAAGATCGCCGTGATCGGCGCAGGCCCCGCGGGGCTCTCCTGTGCTTATCAACTTGCGCGCCGCGGCTATCCGGTCACGGTGTTCGAGGCGTTCAGCGCGCCTGGGGGAATGCTTCGCTATGGGATTCCAGCGTACCGTCTTCCTCGTGAAGTGCTGGATGGAGAAATAGGGCGGATTCTTGAACTGGGCGTTGAATTGAAGTGCAACGTCATTGTGGGCAGGGACATTTCCCTCGCACAGTTGCGCACGGAGCATCGGGCGATCTTTGTGGGCATCGGAGCACATAAGGGATTGAAGTTGGGGGTGCCCGGCGAGGAATCCAGCAATATCTTCACGGGGACTGAGTTTCTGAATCACGTCAACTCCGGCGAGGAGTTGTCGCTGGGAGGGAAAGTCGTCGTGATCGGCGGAGGAGACACGGCCATCGACGCGGCGAGGGTGAGCAGGCGCCTGGGTGCCGACGTCACGTTGCTCTACCGCAGGACGCGTGCCGAGATGCCCGCCATCAAGCCCGAAATCGAAGGGGCTCTCGAGGAAGGTGTCAGGATCGAGTTTCTGGCCGCGCCGGTAGAGGTCCTCCGCGAACAAGATCTGGCGGTGGGATTGAAGTGCATCCGCATGAGGTTGGGCGAAGCGGATGCGTCGGGCCGGCCGCGTCCCGTGCCGGTCGCGGATTCGGAATTCGCCGTCGAGGCGACCACCATCATCGCAGCCATCAGCCAGGAACCTGAGTTTCAGGGTTTTGCGGAACTGCGGGAAGCTGATGGCTGGATCAAGATCAATGAGTGGGGAAACACGGGCACAGACGGTGTTTATGGGGGCGGCGATGACGTCGCGCTCGGTCTGGTCTCCATCGCGATCGCCCAGGGGCGTTTTGCCGCCGAGGCAATCGATGCGTGCCTGCGCGGAACCAGGCTGGTGAAGCCGGACCTGCCGGCGCAAATGAAGCCCGAGAAAATGAAGCTCGCCTGGTACAAGGAGGCGCCGCGCCACGAACGCTCTCACGTTCCCGTAGAACAGCGCGGCATGAACACGGAGATCGAATCCGGCTTGTCCGACGCAGAGGCGCGCGAGGAAGCCAAGCGCTGTCTCTCATGCGGCATGTGTATGGACTGCGAAACCTGCTGGATGTACTGTACCCCAAACGCCTTCACAAAGCTTCCCAAAGGCCAACATTACAGAGTCAAGCTCGAATTGTGCAACGGCTGCAAGAAATGCGCGGAAGAATGCCCGTGCGGATATATTGAAATGGTTTAG
- a CDS encoding TusE/DsrC/DsvC family sulfur relay protein, translated as MPTLKVNGKTYEVDEDGFLQDPTIWNEEVARDFSTGEGVAELTDDHWKVINYLRSYYLEFGIAPMIRKLCKETGFKLNQIYELFPSGPAKGACKLAGLPKPTGCV; from the coding sequence ATGCCGACATTGAAAGTCAACGGAAAGACCTATGAAGTGGATGAGGACGGGTTTTTGCAGGATCCCACCATATGGAATGAGGAAGTAGCCAGGGACTTTTCAACGGGCGAGGGGGTCGCCGAGTTGACCGACGACCACTGGAAGGTCATCAACTACCTCAGAAGCTACTACCTTGAATTCGGCATCGCGCCGATGATCCGGAAGCTGTGTAAGGAGACCGGCTTCAAGTTGAACCAGATCTATGAACTTTTCCCTTCCGGACCGGCCAAAGGCGCCTGCAAGCTTGCAGGCCTGCCCAAGCCGACGGGATGCGTTTAG
- a CDS encoding RsbRD N-terminal domain-containing protein — protein sequence MECLLKYLACKKKAIVAQWLEGTLRGYEESTARFLLYEQDRFRNPVGHTLKESLPALFDALLDKEAAVAIESRLDAIIRMRAVQEFSASEAVSFVLLLKEIVRQELRSNSQIDPDGNDFASFEARVDGMALLASDLFVKCREQIRAIKADDARRRLYLRERMRSATRTKPRPDATEG from the coding sequence GTGGAGTGCCTGCTGAAATATCTGGCGTGCAAGAAGAAAGCCATTGTGGCACAGTGGCTCGAGGGCACCCTTCGGGGGTATGAGGAAAGCACTGCCCGATTCCTGCTTTACGAGCAGGACCGCTTCCGTAATCCCGTAGGGCATACCTTGAAGGAGAGCTTGCCGGCGCTGTTCGATGCGCTCCTCGATAAGGAAGCTGCAGTCGCGATCGAATCCAGGCTGGATGCGATTATCAGGATGCGTGCGGTCCAGGAATTCAGTGCCTCGGAAGCGGTCTCGTTCGTCTTGCTCCTCAAGGAAATCGTGCGGCAGGAGTTGAGGAGCAACAGTCAGATCGACCCGGACGGCAACGACTTTGCTTCTTTCGAAGCGCGCGTTGACGGCATGGCTCTCCTGGCCTCCGACCTGTTCGTGAAGTGCCGCGAGCAGATCCGTGCGATCAAGGCCGACGACGCCCGGCGCAGGCTGTACCTGCGGGAGAGAATGCGGTCGGCGACAAGAACGAAGCCGCGGCCGGATGCAACTGAAGGCTGA
- the dsrM gene encoding sulfate reduction electron transfer complex DsrMKJOP subunit DsrM produces MNFLYALIAVLALIALALFGDDAAGLRPFFAIIIPYAAIAIFLTGVAYRVLKWARSAVPFRIPTTSGQQQSLPWIKSGRLESPSTKVGVAARMALEILLFRSLFRNTRADVRNRPRMVYGEEKFLWLGALAFHWSFLIIFLRHLRFFMEPVPGLVLVLQSLDGFFQVGTPVLYLTDVIIIIALVYLLLRRLRNPQLRYISLFTDYFALCMLLGLAATGIWMRYLAKVDILPIKEIAVGLVTFSPRIPEGAAPLFNAHLLLVCTLLAYFPFSKLMHLAGVFLSPTRNLSNNNRMNRHVNPWDYPVKVHTYEEWEDEFRDKIAAAGLPLERQ; encoded by the coding sequence ATGAACTTTCTTTATGCGCTGATTGCAGTTTTGGCGCTCATTGCGCTGGCTCTTTTCGGCGATGATGCTGCCGGGCTGCGCCCCTTTTTCGCCATCATTATCCCTTATGCGGCGATCGCGATTTTCCTGACCGGAGTCGCTTATCGCGTCCTGAAGTGGGCGCGCTCGGCCGTCCCTTTCCGCATCCCCACCACCAGCGGCCAGCAACAATCCCTGCCTTGGATCAAATCCGGCCGGCTTGAAAGCCCTTCTACCAAGGTGGGGGTCGCGGCGCGCATGGCTTTGGAGATACTCCTCTTCCGCTCCCTTTTCCGCAACACCAGGGCAGATGTGCGCAACAGGCCGCGAATGGTCTACGGCGAAGAGAAGTTCCTCTGGTTGGGCGCCCTGGCTTTTCACTGGTCGTTCCTGATCATTTTCCTCAGGCATCTGCGCTTCTTCATGGAGCCTGTTCCCGGGCTCGTACTTGTTCTCCAGAGCCTGGACGGCTTTTTCCAGGTAGGCACGCCGGTCCTCTACTTGACGGATGTGATCATCATTATTGCTCTGGTATATCTCTTGCTGCGGCGGCTACGCAATCCACAGCTCCGCTACATTTCACTTTTTACCGACTATTTTGCGCTGTGTATGCTCCTGGGCCTGGCGGCCACCGGCATCTGGATGCGCTACCTCGCTAAAGTGGATATCCTTCCGATCAAAGAGATAGCGGTGGGCCTCGTGACCTTTTCCCCGCGGATTCCGGAAGGAGCGGCTCCGCTTTTCAATGCCCACCTGCTCCTCGTGTGCACCCTGCTCGCGTACTTTCCCTTCAGTAAATTGATGCATTTGGCCGGAGTGTTTCTCAGCCCCACCCGGAACCTCTCGAACAATAACCGAATGAACAGGCACGTCAACCCCTGGGACTACCCCGTCAAGGTTCACACCTATGAAGAGTGGGAAGACGAATTCCGTGACAAGATCGCGGCCGCGGGACTGCCGCTCGAGAGGCAATAG
- a CDS encoding (Fe-S)-binding protein: protein MADPKPKPEQLTQIEYRPPRKSWLKTVVEFRKGTFCYSALAKNLEYLGLPNPRDWQPFEKDWKLPADWRQRILDGMRDRLEKYRSFRLFMDICVRCGACADKCHFYIGSGDPKNMPVLRAELMRSVYRRYFTATGRAFGRLAGARDLTVDVLKEWFYYFYQCTECRRCSVFCPYGIDTAEVTMIGRELLNLVGCNINWVLEPAANCYRTGNHLGVQPHGFKDSIEFAVDELEEMTGIRVEAPINKKGAEILFIVPSADYFGTPHYFTLLGYLLLFHEIGLDYTFSAFASEGGNFGLFTSHEMVKRLNAKIYSEARRLGVKWIMGGECGHMWRVLHQYMDTMNGPADFLEVPVSPATGTCFENARSTKMVHICEFTADLIHNHRIKLDPGRNDRWRVTFHDSCNPSRAMGLYEEPRYILRNVCRNFHEMPENTIREQTFCCGSGSGLGTDENFEMRMRGGLPRAGAVKFVKEEFGVNLVACICAIDKATLPPLLEYWVPGVEVAGVHELLGNALVLSGESGRTADLRGEPFQPKEVRAHA from the coding sequence ATGGCTGATCCGAAGCCGAAACCCGAGCAATTGACTCAGATCGAATATCGGCCGCCGCGCAAGAGCTGGCTGAAGACGGTGGTGGAGTTTCGCAAGGGAACCTTCTGCTACAGCGCTCTGGCCAAAAACCTGGAATATCTCGGCCTGCCCAATCCGCGGGACTGGCAGCCCTTCGAGAAGGATTGGAAGCTCCCTGCCGACTGGAGGCAGAGGATCCTCGACGGGATGCGGGACCGGCTCGAAAAATATCGCTCTTTCCGGCTCTTTATGGATATCTGCGTCCGATGCGGCGCCTGCGCCGACAAGTGCCACTTCTACATCGGTTCTGGTGATCCGAAAAACATGCCGGTTCTGCGAGCCGAGCTCATGAGGTCCGTGTATCGCCGGTATTTCACGGCCACGGGCAGGGCTTTCGGCCGCCTGGCCGGGGCGCGCGACCTCACCGTGGACGTGCTCAAAGAGTGGTTCTATTACTTTTACCAGTGCACCGAGTGCCGCCGCTGCTCGGTTTTCTGCCCCTATGGCATTGATACGGCGGAAGTGACCATGATCGGCCGCGAGTTACTGAACCTGGTGGGCTGCAATATCAACTGGGTGCTGGAGCCTGCGGCCAATTGCTACCGCACGGGAAACCATCTCGGCGTCCAGCCCCACGGTTTCAAAGACAGCATTGAGTTCGCGGTGGACGAGCTGGAGGAGATGACCGGCATCCGTGTCGAGGCGCCGATCAACAAGAAAGGGGCTGAGATCCTGTTCATTGTTCCGTCGGCGGACTATTTCGGCACGCCTCACTACTTCACACTGCTCGGCTACCTGCTGCTCTTTCACGAAATCGGTCTGGACTACACGTTCAGCGCATTCGCCTCCGAGGGCGGCAACTTCGGCCTGTTCACGTCGCACGAGATGGTGAAGCGCCTAAACGCGAAGATCTACTCGGAGGCCAGGCGCCTCGGCGTCAAGTGGATCATGGGCGGCGAGTGCGGGCATATGTGGCGCGTCCTCCACCAGTACATGGACACCATGAATGGCCCGGCGGACTTCCTTGAGGTTCCGGTATCGCCTGCAACCGGCACGTGCTTTGAGAATGCCCGGTCCACCAAGATGGTTCACATCTGCGAGTTCACCGCCGACCTCATCCACAATCACAGGATCAAGCTCGATCCGGGTCGCAACGACCGCTGGCGCGTGACCTTCCACGATTCCTGCAATCCGTCGAGAGCGATGGGGCTCTACGAGGAGCCGCGCTACATCCTGAGGAACGTGTGCCGCAACTTCCATGAGATGCCCGAAAACACCATCCGCGAGCAGACCTTCTGCTGCGGAAGCGGCTCGGGGCTGGGTACGGACGAGAATTTCGAAATGAGAATGCGTGGCGGGCTGCCGCGAGCCGGCGCCGTGAAGTTCGTCAAGGAGGAGTTCGGCGTGAACCTGGTTGCCTGTATCTGTGCGATTGACAAGGCGACACTGCCGCCGCTGCTGGAATACTGGGTTCCGGGGGTGGAGGTTGCCGGGGTGCATGAACTCCTCGGCAACGCCCTGGTCCTGTCGGGAGAGAGCGGCCGCACCGCTGATCTTCGCGGCGAGCCGTTCCAGCCGAAGGAGGTGCGCGCTCATGCGTGA
- the dsrJ gene encoding sulfate reduction electron transfer complex DsrMKJOP subunit DsrJ has product MRDRGVIVAGLLAFLGLISFPFWYDLGAGKTAKGPELRLPEHEKECVAPVPYMKTSHMKLLNEWRDQVVRNGIRTYTAYNGKTYAISLTGTCLQRCHVGKAEFCDRCHAYNGVRSPYCWDCHVDPQLARQAQIQMNATRTGDQDGRR; this is encoded by the coding sequence ATGCGTGACCGTGGGGTGATAGTTGCCGGGCTGCTCGCCTTCCTGGGGCTGATCTCGTTTCCGTTCTGGTACGACCTGGGAGCAGGGAAGACGGCCAAGGGACCTGAGCTCCGGCTTCCTGAGCATGAAAAGGAGTGCGTGGCCCCGGTCCCTTACATGAAGACTTCACACATGAAACTGCTCAATGAGTGGCGCGACCAGGTTGTGCGCAACGGTATTCGGACGTACACCGCCTACAACGGCAAAACCTATGCCATCAGCCTTACGGGAACCTGTCTGCAGAGGTGTCATGTCGGGAAGGCGGAGTTCTGCGATCGCTGTCATGCCTATAATGGTGTCCGGAGCCCATACTGTTGGGATTGTCATGTTGATCCTCAACTCGCCCGGCAGGCGCAGATTCAAATGAACGCGACGCGCACAGGAGATCAGGATGGCCGTCGATAG
- a CDS encoding 4Fe-4S dicluster domain-containing protein gives MAVDRKSFLRITGLSLAALVTRKAAGAFAGPGPDQAASEPGLLTARRWAMVVDARKCLKKEGCDLCIRACNRSHNVPEISDPHHEVKWIWKERFKDAFISEQSDFANVMFQDKPFVVFCNHCDRPPCVRVCPTQATWKREDGIVMMDWHRCIGCRYCMAACPYGSRSFNWVDPRPYVKNLNVEFPTRTKGVVEKCTFCAERLALGKPPACVEACEPKALLFGDLEDPASAVRAALRSDFAIRRKAELGTAPEVYYIV, from the coding sequence ATGGCCGTCGATAGAAAATCATTCCTGCGGATCACAGGACTGTCGCTGGCGGCCCTCGTAACGAGAAAAGCTGCAGGTGCCTTTGCCGGTCCGGGCCCCGATCAGGCTGCATCCGAACCGGGCCTCCTGACTGCGCGGCGTTGGGCGATGGTTGTCGATGCGCGCAAGTGTCTCAAAAAGGAGGGCTGCGACCTGTGCATCAGGGCCTGCAACCGGAGCCACAATGTTCCTGAGATCAGCGACCCGCATCATGAGGTTAAATGGATCTGGAAGGAACGCTTCAAGGACGCCTTCATTTCCGAGCAAAGTGATTTTGCCAATGTCATGTTTCAGGACAAGCCGTTCGTGGTCTTCTGCAATCATTGCGACCGGCCCCCATGCGTGCGCGTCTGCCCTACTCAGGCGACCTGGAAACGGGAGGACGGCATCGTCATGATGGACTGGCACCGCTGCATCGGTTGCCGCTACTGCATGGCGGCATGCCCGTATGGCTCGCGTAGCTTCAACTGGGTGGATCCGCGTCCCTATGTCAAGAATCTGAACGTGGAGTTTCCGACTCGAACCAAAGGGGTTGTAGAGAAATGCACGTTCTGCGCGGAGCGGCTGGCCCTGGGAAAGCCGCCTGCCTGCGTGGAAGCCTGCGAACCCAAGGCATTGCTGTTCGGCGATCTCGAAGATCCGGCTTCCGCCGTGCGCGCAGCGCTGCGTTCCGACTTTGCCATCCGGCGCAAGGCCGAACTGGGGACCGCCCCGGAAGTCTACTACATCGTCTAA
- the nrfD gene encoding polysulfide reductase NrfD: MFEKAIIGSRRYWIWILALLAVMGAGLFAYLRQLDYGLGITGLSRDVTWGLYIAQFTFLVGIAASAVMVVLPYYLHDYKAFGRITILGEFLAISAVTMCMLFIFVDMGQPMRILNVLLYPTPGSMMFWDMVSLLGYLLLNAVIALVTLGSERKSVPPPGWIKPVILISIPWAISIHTVTAFLYNGLPGRSFWLTAILAPRFLASAFAAGPALLILLCLAMRRLTRFDAGKEPIQKLALIVTYAMIINVFFVLMELFTVFYSRIPEHMEHFEYLFLGLNGNASLVPWMWTSTMLAVISVILLVVPRTRKAEKILAPTCVLIFLSLWIDKGIGLIVGGFVPSPLGAVTGYAPTLPEIAIVLGIWAAGFLMVTVFYKITLSVRETLAG, from the coding sequence ATGTTTGAGAAGGCGATCATCGGGAGCCGGAGGTACTGGATCTGGATTCTGGCGCTGCTCGCGGTGATGGGCGCGGGCCTCTTTGCCTACCTGCGGCAACTGGACTACGGCCTGGGAATAACCGGGTTGAGCCGTGATGTCACCTGGGGGCTTTATATCGCGCAGTTCACTTTCCTGGTCGGGATCGCAGCCTCGGCGGTCATGGTGGTGCTGCCCTACTATCTGCACGACTACAAAGCCTTCGGCAGGATCACGATTCTGGGCGAATTCCTGGCCATATCAGCCGTCACCATGTGCATGCTGTTTATCTTCGTCGACATGGGGCAGCCCATGAGAATCCTCAATGTTCTGCTCTACCCGACGCCCGGATCGATGATGTTCTGGGATATGGTCTCGCTTCTCGGCTATCTCTTGCTCAATGCCGTAATCGCGCTGGTCACGCTCGGTTCCGAGCGCAAAAGTGTGCCACCCCCGGGCTGGATCAAGCCGGTCATTCTGATCTCCATCCCCTGGGCGATCAGCATTCACACGGTGACTGCATTTCTCTACAACGGTCTGCCCGGGCGATCCTTCTGGCTGACCGCGATTCTGGCGCCCCGATTCCTCGCATCGGCTTTTGCCGCCGGGCCGGCACTCCTGATCCTGCTCTGTCTGGCAATGCGCAGGTTGACGCGTTTCGATGCGGGGAAGGAGCCGATCCAGAAGCTGGCACTCATCGTCACTTACGCCATGATCATCAACGTATTTTTTGTACTCATGGAGCTCTTCACGGTTTTCTACAGCCGGATCCCCGAGCACATGGAACATTTTGAATACCTGTTCCTGGGACTGAACGGGAACGCCTCACTGGTGCCGTGGATGTGGACATCGACGATGCTGGCGGTGATCTCGGTGATCCTTTTGGTTGTGCCGCGTACGCGGAAGGCCGAAAAAATCCTTGCGCCGACATGTGTGCTCATATTTCTCTCGCTGTGGATTGACAAGGGCATCGGTTTGATCGTGGGTGGGTTCGTTCCCTCGCCGCTCGGAGCTGTCACCGGATATGCTCCGACACTGCCGGAGATCGCGATCGTGCTTGGCATCTGGGCGGCGGGTTTCCTGATGGTGACGGTCTTTTACAAAATCACACTCTCCGTTCGCGAGACACTTGCAGGGTAG